From the genome of Kluyveromyces lactis strain NRRL Y-1140 chromosome F complete sequence:
AATGAAGTTGAAGCTAAataaatggaaaaaaaatctaCTCACTAAGAATAAAAATACCGAAATTCTTCCTACACAATCCTTCAAAGAGGATTTTTGTTCGCCTGCCAGTAGTATCAATGCTGCTTCGATCCCTCTTACAGACAAGAAACAACCATTGAATCGATCCCATAGAGCGACAGTTAATTTGGAAAAGTACATTAAATAGGTCAAATTCATAGATTACATAACCTCACGCACTCTCCGGCATTCACAAATAGATAAACCCTTAACTTTGACCTGCTGTACAGGGAACGCAACGGGATTCATGCTGTCCTTTTCTAACCTTGAATTAATGTCTTTTTCGCTAAggtttcattttgtttacaATTGAAAACCCTACTATTTACGTTTCGCAAAATGGCATTAttaggaaaaaaaagtttctgtttttgtttcaCTCTGTGCGGTGATAAACCTCAAGATCTGGAGGTTTTAAATagaattgatcaaaaagTCAAAAAGACATTAGCGCCTGTCGTATTCCTGTGATCAGCGCTAGTCATCGACTGGTAAACTGAAAGAAGGCTACTCATTAATTTTACTGATTTTGTCTCAATAGAAACTATTTGCGTAGACTTTTCTTCAGTCCGCTTGTGAGGTTCTAATCACCAGATTTAATTACCGACTTAAAGACCCACCTTTCTCAACATTGAACCGGGCATACCCAGAAGTTGAACTATCAATATACTCCTGAACACTTAACCGTCCCAACAGGCATTTCATTTCTCATATTATTctgtttttcctttttcctttttgCATTCAAAGATCAGAATTCAGGTTTATATTCACCTCCCGCTCTTAACTATAAGGTACCTAGTTGCCTACTCCATTTACGACATTAAAGTATTATTCAACTCAGACTTGAAGCATATCTGCAAAGATCATTCTGCATTGTTTCTCATATATGTTTAATTGTCAGATCGTTCTATCGTAAAGCAATGAATAACTCTTTCGAGAATAAAAAGCCGACACGGCTCTTCAAGCACCTACACTCAATATGGTCCATATCTCTTCGAGGGAAATCTGATAAAGAAGCATATACTCAAAAGAGGTCTGTTACATCGGAATCCAAAAGGCCTATAGCCTTTCAAGGCGAGATATCCTCCACTGATAGAAAAATGGTCAAGTTGGCGGACTTCAAACAACAAACACTGATTGTTAGCGAAAGCGACTCGTCAATATCAATTTGCCAATCGCCATTAAGTCCGATGAATCTGAGAAGAGAGAACTCGCTTTCCCTGATGTCTCCAAATAGAGACACTGAAGAGTCTTCCAATTATGAAAATTCTAATGACGAGTCTGAGATCGAATCGCTTAATACACATGAAAAGTCCGATAAGATGCCCTATGATAATATGATGCTCAACAACAACGAATCACAAAACACGCTTTTATGCGATTATAATCCCAAAATGTCGTCAAAAGCTGTGCGACAGAGGAGTTTCAAAAGACGCGATTTGGCACCCACTATTTTAACCCAAAAAGCCAAGCTCAGACGAACACATTCTATGTTTACCAGTACGAATGAGGTAGAAATCAGAAATACACGTATTCCAATTTATGACTCACGTTTAGAAATTTCAAAACTACCAATTCACTACGAAGAACATAGCAGTGATAATCTACCGAGGATAACAGTGGAGACTTTACTTCAAATTATGAATGATGATTATAGCAAGTTCTATCAAGAAGTCTATATTGTTGACTGCAGGTTTCAGTACGAGTTCCTCGGTGGACACATTAAAGATGCAATTAATATATCGAAGCAAAAGCaattagaagaagagtttATTCATAAAAGACACATCAGATGTTGTGACAGTGAAAGGCCGCCATTAATCGTCTTCCATTGCGAGTTTAGCTCCTATAGAGGTCCTATAATGGCATCACATTTGAGAACCTGTGATAGAATAATAAATCATGACAACTATCCGAAACTTCATTTCCCTGACGTTGTCGTACTAGATGGTGGTTTCAAAACATTTTATGAGAAATACCCAAATAAATGCGAGGGTCATTATGTCTGCATGgattcaaaaaatcatGAATTAGAATTGAGTGAGTTTAAAAGAGATAGTAAGAAGCTAATGACTCGAGCAAACTCAACTCAAATATTCCAGTTGAAAGACAAAATTGGAACCTGTCCTGTAAGTTTGAGCGATGTAAACAACGATTATAATATCCCACTCCCCAACAAAGTTACTACAGAAGAACATCAACTGACCAATGAACAAAACATCGACTATGATGAAGAGGcatcatatttcaatttcagcaTAAACGTGCCGCCCAAATTGTGCCTAGACAGATATGGCGAAGGTTCTCCCAACAATGGattaaattcatcaaagagTAGCAGCCTAAGTACAAGTAGCAGGCTATTATTCTCAGATGAAATAGGGACTGAGTTTAAACCAAAATTTCTGGAGCACGAAGAGTCTGATTTAGATTCAGATGGATATAGTTTCCAGTTTGGTGATGACGATACTGACGATAGAATGAGTAACATCACTGGGAAGAAACGATTATTCCCGGAATTAGTCAATGCGAATAAATAAACAAGGTACAACGATAAAAtaagaattgaattgaaatccaTAATCTCATCATTTCATTATGTGCATGCTTAATATggtatatatacataaataacaacaaattctttctctcttcAGGTATTCGGTCTTTACGTCACGAATGTTCCATCGTAGGGAAAACTTTAATGTCACCTCTTCCTTCGCTCATGTTCAGATCTGCGCTCCATCTCGAAGGGGGCCATACTATTTTGACTGCTTTACCTAATGCTAAGCCAGTACTGATGGGGCCGAAATTGTTAGAGTCAACTGAATGGTATACATTATCACCTTCGACCCATAGATGATTTCTGGGAATCAGACAGGTATCCTTAGGATAAGGTGATCTAGTTTTCACCTGATCAAACTGTACGCCTTTAACACGTTTACAGTATACTTTCTTTGGATTCGAAGGGGATTTGAATAGTACTAcatcattttctttccaattcttgGCTTGTTTGAGATTAAacttccaaagaagaaccCAATCGGATTCATTATTGAACGAATCAGTTGGATTAAGCGTAGGTCGCATCGAGGAGCCTTCAATCTTAGCTACATAGCATACATGTTCTGTGAAGGTGAGTATAACTGGAATCCACGAAACTGTAATAACCGCAGATCGCAGTGCATAGCTTCCATAATTGACCATTTTACCAATGAGTTATTACAGGGACGTACAACGATGAAGTCGCAATGCGATAAATTCTTAATGCAGCCGGTTGGGGTAGGGAATTCTTCAGTTTACCTCATTTTTTGTCTTAGGATGCATATCTTACAGATCCATCAAATATTGACGTCTAATTATCTGTTGATTCTCGTATTCATACTGAAATATCCCAGTAATGCTTGAGAAAATTCACCGGAAAtataaatcacgtgacatgATAGGACAGTCCTTTTTCGCTGATGAGAGAGAAAAATAGAGCAGTGGATCAATGCATATAAATCACCGGTTGAATGGACAAACGAAGAC
Proteins encoded in this window:
- the MIH1 gene encoding putative tyrosine protein phosphatase MIH1 (some similarities with uniprot|P23748 Saccharomyces cerevisiae YMR036C MIH1 Protein tyrosine phosphatase involved in cell cycle control regulates the phosphorylation state of Cdc28p homolog of S. pombe cdc25), with amino-acid sequence MNNSFENKKPTRLFKHLHSIWSISLRGKSDKEAYTQKRSVTSESKRPIAFQGEISSTDRKMVKLADFKQQTLIVSESDSSISICQSPLSPMNLRRENSLSLMSPNRDTEESSNYENSNDESEIESLNTHEKSDKMPYDNMMLNNNESQNTLLCDYNPKMSSKAVRQRSFKRRDLAPTILTQKAKLRRTHSMFTSTNEVEIRNTRIPIYDSRLEISKLPIHYEEHSSDNLPRITVETLLQIMNDDYSKFYQEVYIVDCRFQYEFLGGHIKDAINISKQKQLEEEFIHKRHIRCCDSERPPLIVFHCEFSSYRGPIMASHLRTCDRIINHDNYPKLHFPDVVVLDGGFKTFYEKYPNKCEGHYVCMDSKNHELELSEFKRDSKKLMTRANSTQIFQLKDKIGTCPVSLSDVNNDYNIPLPNKVTTEEHQLTNEQNIDYDEEASYFNFSINVPPKLCLDRYGEGSPNNGLNSSKSSSLSTSSRLLFSDEIGTEFKPKFLEHEESDLDSDGYSFQFGDDDTDDRMSNITGKKRLFPELVNANK
- the IMP2 gene encoding endopeptidase catalytic subunit (similar to uniprot|P46972 Saccharomyces cerevisiae YMR035W IMP2 mitochondrial peptidase), with the translated sequence MVNYGSYALRSAVITVSWIPVILTFTEHVCYVAKIEGSSMRPTLNPTDSFNNESDWVLLWKFNLKQAKNWKENDVVLFKSPSNPKKVYCKRVKGVQFDQVKTRSPYPKDTCLIPRNHLWVEGDNVYHSVDSNNFGPISTGLALGKAVKIVWPPSRWSADLNMSEGRGDIKVFPTMEHS